A stretch of Aythya fuligula isolate bAytFul2 chromosome 1, bAytFul2.pri, whole genome shotgun sequence DNA encodes these proteins:
- the KATNAL1 gene encoding katanin p60 ATPase-containing subunit A-like 1, producing MNLAEICDNAKKGREYALLGNYDSSMVYYQGVIQQIQRHCQSIRDPAVKGKWQQVRQELVEEYEQVKSIVSTLESFKMDRPADIPVSCQDEPYRDPAVWPPPVPAEHRAPPQIKRPNREAKPLRKDSPGLQPRGPAGRAHPAARSDKSAGSRDREPRARGRDDKGKKIPQEGVGDGEIPKFDGAGYDKDLVEALERDIVSRNPSIHWDDIADLEEAKKLLREAVVLPMWMPDFFKGIRRPWKGVLMVGPPGTGKTMLAKAVATECGTTFFNVSSSTLTSKYRGESEKLVRLLFEMARFYAPTTIFIDEIDSICSRRGTSDEHEASRRVKSELLVQMDGVGGALENDDPSKMVMVLAATNFPWDIDEALRRRLEKRIYIPLPTAKGRADLLKINLREVELDPDISLEEIAEKIEGYSGADITNVCRDASLMAMRRRINGLTPEEIRALSKEELQMPVTKGDFELALKKISKSVSAADLEKYEKWMAEFGSA from the exons ATGAATTTAGCAGAGATCTGCGATAATGCCAAAAAGGGACGAGAATACGCGCTCCTTGGGAATTATGACTCCTCGATGGTCTATTACCAGGGTGTAATCCAACAGATCCAGAGGCATTGCCAGTCGATCAGAGATCCAGCAGTAAAGGGCAAATGGCAACAG GTCCGGCAAGAATTAGTTGAAGAATATGAGCAAGTTAAGAGCATTGTCAGCACTTTAGAGAGCTTTAAAATGGACAGACCAGCAGATATCCCGGTGTCCTGTCAAGATGAGCCTTACAGAGACCCCGCTGTTTGGCCCCCTCCTGTTCCAGCTGAACACAG GGCCCCACCTCAGATCAAACGTCCCAACCGAGAAGCAAAGCCCTTGAGGAAGGACTCCCCAGGCCTGCAGCCTCGGGGGCCCGCAGGCAGAGCGCACCCGGCGGCCAGGAGCGACAAGTCCGCAGGCAGCCGCGACAGGGAGCCCAGGGCTAGAGGCAGGGATGACAAG GGCAAGAAAATACCCCAGGAAGGTGTTGGTGATGGGGAAATCCCAAAATTTGACGGAGCGGGTTACGACAAAGACTTGGTTGAAGCTCTGGAAAGGGATATTGTGTCAAGGAATCCGAGCATTCATTG GGATGACATAGCAGATTTGGAAGAAGCCAAGAAATTATTAAGAGAAGCTGTCGTCCTTCCGATGTGGATGCCTGATTTCTTCAAAGGGATCCGAAGACCTTGGAAG GGCGTGCTGATGGTTGGCCCTCCCGGCACTGGCAAAACAATGCTCGCGAAAGCTGTTGCTACAGAATGTGGAACGACCTTCTTCAACGTGTCCTCCTCCACGCTGACATCGAAGTACAGGGGCGAGTCTGAGAAGCTTGTCCGCCTCTTGTTTGAAATG GCGAGGTTTTACGCTCCGACAACAATCTTCATAGATGAAATAGATTCCATCTGCAGCCGCAGAGGCACGTCCGACGAGCACGAGGCCAGTCGCAGAGTCAAGTCGGAGCTGCTGGTGCAAATGGACG GGGTAGGTGGTGCTCTGGAAAACGACGACCCCTCCAAGATGGTCATGGTGTTAGCTGCTACCAATTTTCCCTGGGATATCGATGAAGCTCTCCGAAGGAGACTGGAAAAGAGGATTTACATACCTCTACCCACAG caaaaggcagagcagaTCTGCTTAAGATTAATCTCCGGGAAGTAGAACTGGATCCTGATATCAGCCTCGAAGAAATTGCTGAGAAGATTGAAGGTTATTCTGGCGCTGACATCACTAATGTTTGCAG GGATGCCTCTCTGATGGCGATGCGGCGGCGTATTAACGGCTTAACTCCGGAAGAGATTCGGGCTCTTTCGAAAGAGGAGCTTCAGATGCCGGTTACCAAGGGGGACTTCGAGCTGGCTCTGAAGAAAATCTCCAAATCTGTTTCCGCTGCGGACCTGGAGAAGTACGAAAAATGGATGGCGGAGTTCGGATCTGCTTAG